From a single Poecilia reticulata strain Guanapo linkage group LG2, Guppy_female_1.0+MT, whole genome shotgun sequence genomic region:
- the LOC103461753 gene encoding sacsin-like: protein MSGKTRYKTRRSFGATAPPFLDYLKDILRRYPDGGQILKELIQNADDAHATEVIFIHDERSYGTESLWSAKLGQYQGPALYAYNNAAFTEDDWKRIQMAGRSGKINDPNKIGRFGIGFNSVYHITDVPSIFSSGHLGLMDPQEEIFGDKGFRWFLDEPEDQEALLTMHDQFQPYRDIVSVVGKQEWSTIIEDQYFSGTLFRFPLRNKASEISDNLYDSDKVVELFDSFIADADLSLLFLKSVSSVSLIHISQDGTINTRLEIKSSEPTDILLKHKDESDVEGLTRIKLITLNSEDQKKTQWLLTTCTMKEGKAPNLDDLAKKLSFLPRVDLAFPLGEQRDCGQGRLSCFLPLPNNESNKTGLPVYVNACFGLTDNRRHIKWQEEDQKHDEHALWNELLVKKVLPQAYVKIIQDAIKLCQQSALPVSSVYSLWPDVTQMQHKDKWFNVAVDVFHHLLNGNMAVLSLARDETQFIPLSEAVIPCNGPTRAETLSAIKRTLVSCRENLVSLPATVIGAIETFKLTNPQDVNPCFIREVLHRSGVDNISEEDKLCILEYILSDGKYKDLQGLQLLPLSDGSFRTFTKKEEDTALIDNKEFPRTLLPYCNHLFIPHDLSSTCRNHLEELAKLELPVPDSIIQCATEADRRLLKLLKVNLLGPDEVGIILIDSIKNGTSSSQETQNIMTWILQHGDILFSQNQSLKSKCKELRFIEVKRELKRAADFLNPTVKAFKMIFESDVFPPPVYTESSQMLKNLIDLGLINKEADLTPEHVLYATTLIEKHKVNSEREALKRAQVLLEMLDGCNLLSKFSDEQLDRLKMMKWIPCDQPGTEQQNRFDKSTKSCFFSSEEIRHTMYEDIVGEVMPLMGKLSDRVNTKLGLKRLPPPEKVIENLSVLKSAVQDMDDPDTNVDFKRKLHSIYGHMQQNISEFGELMNKEPDWLWANDQFVSPCDLVLNYPQDLDLSSYIGKVPTEFLPFKKLLQKCGLRTALSNEEIVVILHSIQQNIEARELPFATSGEVKVSIEILNWLWKTKHRVKGDIPVPVITEDEQFTLRPQSEALLCDVNKNKLKELQFSEEKMYLLHEEIPIATAEWLKIRFLSNYILAPELIGIEQCGQSEPITTRIKNILKEYDEDGDIFKELIQNAEDAGADACKFLLDFREHKDPPESLIDPDMALCQGPCLWAFNNERFTDDDWKNIVRVGSASKENKVEKIGKFGLGFNTVYHVTDVPSILSDNKLLILDPNVTHLKKHIQQKEVLWGYSTTFS from the exons GCCCTGCTTTGTATGCATACAACAATGCTGCATTTACTGAAGATGACTGGAAAAGAATTCAAATGGCAGGAAGAAGTGGCAAGATCAATGATCCGAACAAAATCGGGAGATTTGGAATTGGCTTCAACTCCGTTTACCACATAACAG ACGTGCCCAGTATTTTCAGCTCAGGACATCTTGGATTGATGGACCCCCAAGAGGAAATATTTGGTGATAAGGGGTTTCGGTGGTTTTTGGATGAACCTGAAGACCAAGAAGCTTTGCTGACAATGCATGACCAGTTCCAGCCCTACAGAGACATCGTTTCAGTTGTAGGCAAGCAAGAATGGTCAACAATCATAGAGGATCAGTACTTCTCTGGGACACTTTTCAGGTTCCCGTTGCGCAACAAAGCATCGGAGATTTCAGACAATCTGTATGATTCAGATAAAGTGGTTGAGCTTTTTGATAGCTTCATTGCAGATGCAGACTTGAGCCTTCTCTTTTTGAAAAGTGTGAGTTCTGTGTCCTTGATCCATATCAGTCAGGATGGTACCATTAACACCAggcttgaaataaaatcctcagAACCAACAGACATTCTTCTGAAGCACAAAGATGAGTCTGATGTTGAAGGCCTGACAAGAATCAAATTGATAACTCTAAATTCAgaagatcagaaaaaaacacaatggctTTTAACAACATGCACCATGAAAGAGGGAAAAGCACCAAACCTTGATGACCTTGCCAAAAAGCTGAGTTTTTTACCCAGAGTTGACTTGGCATTTCCGCTTGGTGAGCAGAGAGACTGTGGTCAAGGGAGATTGAGCTGCTTTCTCCCTCTCCCAAACAACGAATCCAACAAGACCGGTCTCCCAGTTTATGTCAATGCCTGCTTTGGTCTCACAGACAACAGAAGACACATCAAGTGGCAAGAAGAAGACCAGAAACATGATGAACATGCTTTGTGGAATGAATTGCTTGTGAAGAAGGTGCTCCCACAAGCATATGTGAAGATCATTCAAGACGCCATCAAACTTTGTCAACAATCTGCTCTTCCTGTATCTTCTGTGTACAGCCTGTGGCCTGATGTTACTCAAATGCAGCACAAAGACAAATGGTTCAATGttgctgttgatgtttttcatcACTTACTCAATGGGAACATGGCTGTTCTCTCTCTTGCCAGAGATGAAACACAGTTTATCCCTCTATCAGAAGCTGTGATACCCTGCAATGGGCCAACAAGAGCTGAGACATTATCTGCCATTAAAAGGACTTTGGTTTCCTGCAGGGAAAATCTTGTGAGTTTACCAGCTACTGTAATCGGAGCCATTGAGACCTTTAAACTCACCAACCCCCAGGATGTTAATCCCTGCTTCATCAGAGAGGTTCTCCACAGGTCTGGTGTTGATAACATCAGTGAAGAAGATAAACTGTGTATTTTGGAGTACATACTGAGTGATGGAAAATACAAAGACCTGCAGGGACTTCAGCTTCTTCCTCTCAGTGATGGATCTTTCAGAACTTTCACAAAGAAAGAGGAGGACACTGCTTTGATTGACAACAAGGAATTTCCAAG AACACTTCTACCATACTGCAATCATCTCTTCATCCCCCATGATCTAAGTTCAACTTGCAGAAACCACCTGGAAGAGCTGGCCAAGCTAG AGCTGCCTGTACCTGATTCAATTATCCAGTGTGCTACTGAGGCTGATCGCAGACTTTTAAAGCTGCTGAAAGTGAATCTCTTGGGCCCAGATGAAGTAGGCATTATCCTCATTGACAGCATTAAGAATGGTACCTCCAGTAGTCAAGAAACTCAGAACATAATGACTTGGATTCTGCAGCATGGTGACATTCTTTTCTCTCAAAACCAGTCTCTAAAATCCAAGTGTAAGGAACTGAGATTCATTGAAGTAAAGAGAGAGCTGAAAAGGGCTGCAGACTTTCTTAATCCAACAGTTAAAGCGTTTAAAATGATCTTTGAGTCAGACGTCTTCCCCCCACCAGTATACACAGAATCATCACAGATGCTGAAAAACCTGATAGATCTTGGATTGATAAACAAAGAGGCAGATCTGACACCAGAGCATGTGCTCTATGCCACCACACTgattgaaaaacacaaagtaaactCTGAAAGGGAGGCTTTGAAAAGAGCTCAGGTCCTCTTGGAAATGCTGGATGGCTGTAATCTACTGTCAAAGTTTTCTGATGAGCAACTCGATCGCCTTAAGATGATGAAATGGATACCATGTGATCAGCCTGGAACTGAACAACAAAATAGATTTGATAAATCTACAAAAAGTTGTTTCTTCAGCTCAGAGGAAATAAGACACACAATGTATGAAGACATTGTTGGAGAGGTGATGCCTCTGATGGGGAAGCTCAGTGATAGAGTTAACACCAAGCTTGGCCTCAAACGGCTGCCTCCACCTGAGAAAGTGATTGAGAATTTGTCAGTGCTGAAATCAGCCGTGCAGGACATGGATGATCCTGACACCAATGTGGATTTCAAGAGAAAACTTCATAGCATTTATGGGCACATgcagcaaaacatttctgaatttggaGAGTTGATGAACAAGGAACCAGACTGGCTGTGGGCCAATGACCAGTTTGTTTCCCCTTGTGATTTGGTTCTAAACTACCCTCAGGATCTGGATCTGAGCTCTTACATTGGGAAAGTACCAACTGAATTTTTGCCATTCAAGAAGCTGCTTCAGAAATGTGGTCTGAGAACGGCACTTTCCAATGAAGAAATTGTTGTTATTCTTCATTCTATCCAGCAAAACattgaggcaagagaactgcctttTGCAACTTCAGGTGAAGTAAAGGTTTCCATCGAGATTCTCAACTGGTTGTGGAAAACAAAGCACAGAGTTAAGGGTGACATCCCAGTGCCAGTCATTACAGAAGATGAACAGTTTACCCTGAGACCACAATCAGAGGCACTCCTCTGTgatgtgaacaaaaataaactgaaagaaCTTCAGTTCAGTGAGGAGAAAATGTATCTGCTACATGAAGAAATTCCAATAgcaacagctgaatggttgaaAATAAGGTTTCTCAGTAACTACATCCTTGCTCCAGAGTTAATAGGCATTGAACAGTGTGGCCAATCTGAACCAATAACTACGAGGataaaaaacattcttaaagaGTATGATGAAGATGGTGACATCTTCAAAGAACTCATTCAGAATGCAGAGGATGCTGGAGCTGATGCCTGTAAATTCTTGTTGGATTTCAGAGAACACAAAGATCCTCCTGAAAGTCTTATTGATCCTGACATGGCCCTGTGTCAGGGACCATGTCTTTGGGCCTTTAACAATGAGCGGTTCACAGATGATGATTGGAAAAACATAGTCAGAGTTGGCTcagcttcaaaggaaaataaagtggaaaagatTGGAAAGTTTGGACTTGGATTCAATACCGTTTATCATGTCACAGATGTTCCCTCTATCCTGAGTGACAACAAGCTGCTCATACTTGACCCAAATGTGACTCACTTGAAAAAACACATCCAGCAGAAG GAGGTCCTTTGGGGCTACAGCACCACCTTTTCTTGA